A stretch of DNA from Microscilla marina ATCC 23134:
GCGGTAATCCCCTCCTTTAACAGTGTCATAAAACAAACGGAAAACACTGTCGCCATCGTTTTGGTAGTTTTTTGCTGCATTGATGCCTCCCTGTGCTGCAATACTGTGGGCACGGCGAGGGCTATCCTGAAAACAAAAAGCCTTTACATTGTAGCCAAGTTCAGCCAATGAAGCAGCAGCTGCACCTCCTGCCAAACCTGTACCTACCACAATTACGTCATACTTACGTTTGTTGGCTGGGTTTACTAATTTTATATCAAATTTATGTTTATTCCATTTTTCAGCCAATGGCCCTTCAGGAATTTTAGAATCCAACTGCATAATTTTTTAAGGTTTTAATGTTCAAAGTGATTTACAATTGTTTGACGAACATAATAATAGGTATGAGTGCGTAACCTAATGGAACCAGCAAAGCAAATGCATAGCCTATTGTTTTTATAAGAGGAGTATACTTTACATGATTAAGCCCAAAAGTTTGGAATGCACTCTGGAACCCGTGCGATAGGTGAAATGCCAGCGCGATCATTGATACCACATACAAAACCACCATTATTATGTCAGAAAAAGCAGCTTCTACCAGTGCATATAAGTGTAGTTCACCATTATTACCAAACTTTTGAACCAAAACTCCTTCTTCTACTAGCCCGTAGTGAGTTAATTTCATTTTACCCCAAAAATATACCAGGTGTACAATCAGAAAAATTAGAATGATAGAACCCAAAGCCATCATTTTTCTTGACCTCCAGTTACTGTTGGCAGCAGGTTTACTGTACGCATA
This window harbors:
- a CDS encoding succinate dehydrogenase cytochrome b subunit, whose amino-acid sequence is MSSTTQKMAKDKKGWFVDMMTSTIGRKVLMALTGIFLCLFLIIHLIGNLQLLKNDGGTAFNAYAHFMGSNPLIQTVSILNFTFIILHIVYSIILTRMNMQARPRKYAYSKPAANSNWRSRKMMALGSIILIFLIVHLVYFWGKMKLTHYGLVEEGVLVQKFGNNGELHLYALVEAAFSDIIMVVLYVVSMIALAFHLSHGFQSAFQTFGLNHVKYTPLIKTIGYAFALLVPLGYALIPIIMFVKQL